acaaaaaattattttaattttatttttataatattttatttaatattttcttaAATATTTATACTTATATGTTCAAAAACACTCCAATTTCATTCACAAGTTGAGAAATAAGTGTCGCGTACATgctccataattaattaaaagggtAATTAAAGGTATAGATTGACTTTAAAAAGTTTATTTTGGGCTTGATTTGTATCTATATGTCTCACTTCAATGAGGTGATAAAAATCGCGCCTCAAGCGCGCTTGTCTCCTTTCACAAGGCGCGCACTTAAGGCAACTAAGTGTAAGAGGTTTGCACTTAAGCGAGCATCTTTAATAACTATGCCAAATCTAATACAAGATCAAATTACCATaaagaatcaaatattaaattaataaccTATAAGGTTACCTTGTATTGTGTACTGATACATATAAAACGAGTGAGATGTTTAAACACATATATgagaattatttttagaaaaaggttttaaaattccCAAAGTactctattaaaaattattttcaaataatcaTTGACATAATAATGTTGGAATAATTTTTCATGATTGTCTGAATgctaagctcttataaaattgtCAAACCACTTAtatattttgaaaacaaaaattgTTGACCAATGCTTAGCTTCTAACTATTTTAGGTCATCCCTAAGCACCTAAGTATCTCTAACCACCTATGTGGGGAGTGTTAAAATTAGGGGGAGCTTAACTTCTcgaagggatttttttttttcaaaattaaaggagttttcaaagtaagtttgaaaaatctttttttaagaaatgctttgaattttttttatttattttgaaaaatcctttagaaaatacttttgaaaaatattttcaagatcaTCTTTTTTGAGagtacttttgaaaatattttgaaaatattgttttgaaagatatttagaaaaaattatttgaaaagtattttaaaattccttgcaaatattttcaaaattatttgaaaaatgtcCTTTTGAATAGTGTGATTTTGTTGAAAATACATATGGAAAAAGTGTTTTGAAAAGGGAGAGATTATCTTTGTATAATTACCATTTCAAAAAGGGGatctttgaaaaacttacttTTGAAACTTTTGCTTAAACTATTTTAATGTCTTCACGAAGTTCAGAATTTCCTATAAGCTTAGGAATTCCAATTGTTAGTGCAATGACTAAGGTTTTGGTTTAAAGGTAGATAACCTTTAACTATCTTGATTTTTTAATGCAATAGTTGCACTTTAATTAGTTGTGTTTCCTGGAATATTCAAAACTAAAATCATGACTCACAATTGTACAAGAAAGTCATTGAAGACAAGAAACATGAATGTCGATATTGCTCTTTTTTGGAACCATAAGCTTAGGTATGTACCTTAAATCACTCAACTCCAAAGTAAGATCACTTATCTCCATGCCTGAGAGTCTTAATATTGCAGCCATGGTACTAGGAATTTCCTCTCGTGCAGTATCTGCAAGTCTTGCAAGAGATACTCTCATTTAAAACATTGGCCTTCAAAATATAACCTTATTTGGGTCTAATCAAAACTCCATAAACTATTAGTCAAGTGAGAGCCACAATTGCATTGCTGCCCAAACTTCTAGCATTCTTTGCTATTTGTCTGGATTTTGTTTTTGGGGGCTTTTCTCTGTAGATGAAGAATCTTTAGCTCTTTATTATCTTCAACAAGAGCAGATACTAATTTGTATACATTTAAGCAGAACATTAGGCTTGCATCCTTGTTTGTACAAGGGTAGCATTCAGAAAATAttgaatagatatttaattgtcagTACAATCGCATTAGAGTTTTATGTACTAGCATTCACTTAGACCGATAACTACCGATTCGTATGACTGGTACAAACTGCTATAGGATCTAGGATCCAGGATCCACAGTTCTAGAGAAATATTTATCAGCATCATCCAATGAGATGCATTAAGTTTCAAAGTAACCAAAGATTCCAAGCTAGTTGGATGTAGCAAGAAACTACAGCACCATTGCTGCCCTAAATCTGCCTGCAATTCATCTTCCCTCTTTATTTTAGCAAGTGGATGGTGTTGACGTAAAAATATTGATTAGTAGAACCCATTACATGAAGCCATTGAACCCCATCATAGTGAGACCAAGTCAATTCGAGCACCACATGGCACTAATCCTCAACAAGCCCCATTTTTCCAATACAACACACTGACATAATGGGCATTCCACCTCGTTGCGGGCCTCCACAACCATCCTCTACTGACTACCCAAAATATGATTTTTTCATCTTCTCGCATTAATGACTTAGCCAAAATGAAAGAATTTCCATAGACCTACTCTCTTGCTCTATAACACTTCATTTACGTTTTATCTACTTTCTGTGCTTAGCATTACAGCTACAATGAAAGTTGGAAGGTCTCCTGTCATGGCTCCTTCCCAAGCTAGATTAGGCATTCCCTACAAGGCCATCTCAAATATTTGGATAAGTCCCTCCAGCATCCTTAGCTAATGACTCAATTAGGCAAATTTGACCACAATAGAATGGAGCTAAAACAGAGAGAATTCTGCCTCCGAGGTTATGGTGCAGCGGTAGAGCATCCAGATTATTACCTAGACATCAACGGTTCGagctccagctatgacgaatttgtaggaattttttctccaaatggggcacgcaactaaaggatgttgggctcctAGACTGTCCCCTGCGAGcgtttcccgatttatcctgatggccggtgggaaacttccgagGGACTGGGCCGGTCACCCAAGACTCGACGTTACCcagcctggttaatcattttttttaaaaaatgaagaaAATTCTACCGTATAAGAAGGAATTGCCTAATAAAATTTCACAAAAAGAATAGGGCTTTCAGAATGCATGGCTCAACGTATCCTTTTTCTATAACCTCCCAAACATTATAAGCTCTAAGAAACACCTTCAACTTGATATTCCAATTATCATAACTACTCGAGAAGAATTCACTCTATCTAcgtggaagaggaggagaataaaacAAATAAACTCAACTTGTTTCTTAGAAAAGTTATATATTTATAGACTTATTGGATAAACACTAATCTCAGATACATTGAATCTAgacttttttttctttattctatCTCCACGAAACACTtaaggggcgtttggttctttcctaggaataggaatcgaaaTGGAAATCATAGTATTGTGAAATGGGAAtaggtatgagcatgaatatcactcttaaaaataatgtttggttagttgaatattttctatcataataaattaaaatttccttttttacccataaagaaaaataagagaaaaaattagatgtgagagaaaaatacgatgagagagaaagtgtgatgggaaataatgaagagagagaaagtgcgatgagagaaaatgaggagagagaaagtacgatgagagaaaatgatgatagaagatgagagagaaaatatgatgagagaggaagaaaaaagagaaagtgtaatgagaaaaaaatgaggagagagagtgtgatgggagagattgaggagagagaaagtatgataagaaagaaagtatgttgagaaaaaaagggagagtgtgatgggagagattgaggagagagaaagtgtgatgagatagaaagcatgatgagaaagaaagtgtgatgagaagaaatagaaaagagagtgtgatgtcagagattgaggaaagagaaagtgtgatgagaaaaaaaaaggggaAGCGAGTATGATAAAagatattaaggagagagaaagtgtaatgagaaaaaaaagaggaaagaaaatgtgatgagagagattaaagagagagaaagtgggtgataaaatgaggagagagaaatatgatgagagagaataatgagagagaaagtgatatgaaaaataaataaataaatatattttgatagttGATATTAagagggaaaattttaatttttggtcaagggtatttttggaataagggaatattttgattgttaaaaatagagtaatgactcattgaaggaggGAGAAtgagaatgagtcattacccaataaTGATtttattcccttatttgtatttccattcctataatccaaacatcaaTAATGACAATTAATAATTGTTATTTTCATTCCCTAttcttattcccctaaaccaaacgctccCTTATTCTTATCAAGATTATCACTTCCTCAAATTCTATTCTATCACCAACCCTCGTCAAGAATTACCATCTCATTATTTTATCCTTATCAACAACGTTTATCTCTATTAAAAAGTAAAGTTTAGCCTTCCCAATTTCATGGTCGGCGATGATACAACAAGTCTTGTCATTGGAAAAGAAGCGGACTGACGCCACCATGGGTAGGGAAGAGCATGGCGGCAAAGACATCCTCGATGTCGATTCTTACAGCAACGTCAAAGTAGTCAGAGATTCTCGCATTGGGGTCACTAGACTTGGACATGAGGGTCTATTCGAGAAAGGGGAGGGCTTAGCTTTCCAGAGAAGATCCCCCTCAATCCATCGATGCCATCGTGCGATGTAAagattctctttctttcttttgtttttccctTGTCTTTTGCGCGTGCACACACAGGGATTTTCTTCCCTCATtaatttgttttttcttttctcttcctctacgtgaaataattttttttccacATAGAATCATTTTCTTTCTCTATCCACATCTCAAGTAAACAGAGCATTGAGGGGGTTGAGCAGTGATGTTTGCACAAGGCGTCTGAGTCGAGCAGAGATGTTCCCAAAGATAATATAAGTTGAGAGGAGAAGTTCCCATAGGACATATGAGTTGAGTGGGGATGTTCTCGGACAAGATGTCGTAGATGTATCAGATGAGTAAGAATATATCCCATATGGTGTATGTGTTGGAAACCAAACAATCTGTAGCCGGAGATTTACaggaaattagctgaatctaaatactcgaattaaattcaactcacagttaagatgacctgagcagataatctcaggctgccagcaggggctggtttttcTGACCTCAGAGTCTGAGCAATCAGATCGTCCGAGCAGACTGAAGGATAGACAGGCAGAGCGGGAGACTAGTCGGGCAGATCAGAAGGGCGAGTGGCCGACCCAGCAAATGAAGAGTCCAACCGAGCGGACAAACAGAGCACCagaccgaggcctgcgatcgacgcagtttccttgaaacagattcgtcccacctctgactgtgcttcgaggttttctgGGATCatctgtttcccaagatacaacggcaagaccacgaacgcaaccaagcactggttgttcgtggcgaactgagaatgcacctgagtgctatcacaaatagtttagccgagcggatgcacgactgagagaaaagaatcagggaacgaaggtggaggaattctcttgctttcGCTTTGCTTTCGcttttttcttcttcgctttgctcaagatccagcctccttatataggagctctcatcttgcctgcaataaatgatcaaattatgatcatttaatgctgagtttaatttcgtcattaatgactttaatgtcttcattaatgtcgagacgttacataatcattattaatgagattaatgtcgtcattaatactgagacgttacgaaatcaccattaatgagtttaatgccgtcattaatgtcgagacgttacggaatcagcattaatttcacattaatgcttccattacatccttgagcaagattcaagtgactatatgttggttcattcttttgggtaaattttacctcaACCGGTCCGACATTCGACATGCACAAGTCgtgctcgcgcacgagtcaaccttggttcggtacaatccggaccctggatttgcacccacccttgcgcactcacgcgtgagagagcTCTCCCCATGCATATATTTACAAcgtcaatgcatgtgtcataatataaaccaacaataaagctaagagacttctaatgtgggactaaactcatgcacaatagtctcttcgtctccatctctttattccattcacatttccaacagtATGAGCCGGGCATAGATGTTCCCAAGAGATATATGAGCTGAGCGGGGATGCTCTTGGACGTGGGATGTTCCCATAGGGCGTCTGACATGGATGTCACGCACAGACTTCTATTTTTTTGCTGAGTTATAGAGAGAACGTGATCCCTATATATCACGGCATCCTGAATACTATCTAGTTATAATATTCATCATCTCATCAAAAAAAAATACGGGGTCATtgtcacatactcattataacaatttttttttttacccatATTCCTTTTAACATCCacactcattatttatggatCCCACAATCCActcaatcattttaaaattatatcatattaaataaatatattttaaatatgttttaaaatatttaaattatcattatacttaatcttacttttaaaaatataattttataatttttcaaaaatattattaattttttaatatatttattaaaataaaaaatattattttaaaaaaaattaaaaaaattatacacaTGGGGTGGGCCAACCCCATGCAAAGCTTGAACTCGTTCAAGCGGATGAACGTAGACGACGCATCTTCAACGCGGTGTTAAATGAACAATATTATTATAACGCGGTATTAATATAGTGTTATAGATGCCCTCAATCATCAACCAACTTATAATATGCTCTTTTTTATTTATTCCTTTTTTACCAAAGGATATACGTAGATTTTGAGAATTCTTAAATTACGGATTACATTTTGATTTTTACCAAGGACAAtagtcttctattttttttttatttcagttccaaattaaaataaaaacccGATGTTTTTATTTAAATCTAATCAACCGAACCAAATCgagataaataaattaatatcatTTACTATTAAAACatgttaaatttatttataatttttttaacacagCAAACTGCTCACAGCTGTACTTGCTATCGTATCATACACAGTATAGGGCAGGAATACCGGAAGCAAACACACCTTAATTCCGTTACTTCCTCACATTTCAACGACAACCTTCCCCGTTGCACGGCCAGACATGCTCTTAGCCCAAGCCTCCTCTGCCTTCTCCAGCCCGTACTTTGAATCCACAAATGTCCTGAGTCTCCCTTCCTTGGCCAGCTCCACCACAAACTTAATGTCCTCCACCTTCGGCTCTAACAACAGGGTCACTAGCTTCTTCTTCGACATCATCACTCTCCTGCACAGCGAAGTGAACATGGATCTGAAAGATGGCGAGATGTCAATGACCTTCCCTTCAGCGCTCAAGTTAGCCTCAAAGGTCCCCCATGAGATCCCCGTAGCGCAGTGGATCACAGTGTCGTACTTTTTACCCGACGGGCTCCTCAGGTCGGCGCCTGCGGGTTTCTTGTAGTCCAAAACCTCGTCGGCGCCGAGGCTCTTGACGAGCTCCATGTTACGGGAGCCGCAGGTGGCGGTGACGTGAAGGCCCGCGAACTTGGCGAGCTGGACGGCGTAGTGCCCGACACCGCCGGAGGCAGCGGTGATCAAGGTGTTTGAGGAAATGTTTCTTCCGTCGAACTCGACGCCAGCAGTTTTCAGCGCCTGCAAGGCGATGACGGCGGCCGTGGGCAGGCCGGATGCTTCGGCCGGAGCAAGCTCAGAGGGCCGCGGAACTGTGAGGGTTACAGGAGC
This window of the Zingiber officinale cultivar Zhangliang chromosome 3B, Zo_v1.1, whole genome shotgun sequence genome carries:
- the LOC121968088 gene encoding chloroplast envelope quinone oxidoreductase homolog, with translation MAQANGVMRAIQYDGYGGGAAALKHVVVQIPCPKEGEILLKVEATSINPIDWKLQKGMMRPFLPPKFPFIPGVDVAGEIIEVGDERTNFKQGDKVIAMLNLPKSGGLAEYAVAPVTLTVPRPSELAPAEASGLPTAAVIALQALKTAGVEFDGRNISSNTLITAASGGVGHYAVQLAKFAGLHVTATCGSRNMELVKSLGADEVLDYKKPAGADLRSPSGKKYDTVIHCATGISWGTFEANLSAEGKVIDISPSFRSMFTSLCRRVMMSKKKLVTLLLEPKVEDIKFVVELAKEGRLRTFVDSKYGLEKAEEAWAKSMSGRATGKVVVEM